Proteins from a genomic interval of Nostoc sp. TCL240-02:
- a CDS encoding ISAs1 family transposase — MSEGFKTKSAPAKKSNPDQPKPQEVASMEAIQKSLVDNFGDIKDPRVERTKKHQLTDIVVIAILAVIGGAQGWEDMENYAISKQKWLEEFLALPNGIPSDDTFRRVFEFINPEEFNRCFLRWIETLVTKMGGEIIPIDGKTIRGSYDRNQGKSALHVISAWASEQNLVLAQMKVEDKSNEITAIPALLELLDITGSIITIDAMGTQTEIANKIIHKKADYVLALKANHPTLYHQVKQWFETASAQDFQGIDVSYDHRIEKGHHRTEIRQVWSVPVSALGEIYQPKIWAGLQSIVMVVRERRLWNKTTREIQFYLTSLHSDAQLLGRVIRKHWGIENQAHWTLDCTFAEDSCRIRSFHSPRNFALLRRIALNALNREQTYKRSLRQKMKRTGMDNDYMIRVLSSCFIDSTLDSSQPLCQA, encoded by the coding sequence ATGTCTGAAGGATTTAAGACTAAATCGGCTCCAGCCAAAAAAAGTAATCCTGATCAGCCAAAGCCGCAAGAAGTAGCATCAATGGAAGCTATTCAAAAAAGTTTAGTGGATAATTTTGGAGACATCAAAGACCCAAGAGTAGAGCGAACAAAGAAGCATCAACTCACAGATATCGTGGTAATTGCGATTCTGGCAGTCATAGGTGGAGCGCAAGGATGGGAAGACATGGAGAACTACGCCATCAGTAAGCAAAAGTGGTTAGAAGAATTTTTAGCATTACCAAATGGAATCCCTTCCGATGACACCTTTCGACGGGTATTTGAGTTCATCAATCCAGAAGAATTCAACCGTTGTTTCTTGAGATGGATAGAAACCCTAGTGACGAAGATGGGAGGAGAGATAATTCCCATAGACGGAAAGACTATTAGGGGTTCTTATGACCGAAATCAAGGTAAATCCGCATTGCACGTAATTAGTGCCTGGGCAAGTGAACAAAATTTGGTCTTGGCACAGATGAAAGTGGAAGATAAATCTAATGAGATTACAGCAATTCCGGCATTATTAGAGTTACTGGATATCACAGGCTCTATCATCACTATTGATGCAATGGGAACTCAAACCGAGATTGCCAACAAGATTATCCACAAAAAAGCAGATTATGTCCTAGCACTCAAGGCAAATCATCCGACTCTCTACCATCAAGTAAAACAATGGTTTGAAACAGCATCTGCACAGGATTTTCAAGGCATTGATGTCAGTTACGACCACCGCATTGAAAAAGGACATCACCGCACGGAAATTCGTCAAGTTTGGTCTGTGCCAGTTTCTGCTCTTGGTGAAATTTACCAACCCAAAATCTGGGCTGGACTCCAAAGCATTGTCATGGTTGTTCGGGAGCGTCGTCTTTGGAACAAAACTACTCGTGAGATTCAATTTTATCTGACTTCTTTGCACAGCGATGCTCAACTTTTAGGCCGAGTTATCCGCAAACATTGGGGTATTGAAAACCAAGCTCACTGGACTCTGGATTGTACTTTTGCTGAGGATTCTTGTCGCATTCGCTCTTTTCACAGTCCCCGGAATTTTGCTCTTTTACGACGCATTGCTCTCAATGCTCTCAATCGTGAACAAACTTATAAACGTAGTCTCCGACAAAAAATGAAACGGACTGGTATGGATAACGATTATATGATTCGAGTTCTCAGTTCTTGTTTCATTGACTCTACATTAGATTCCTCTCAGCCCTTATGTCAAGCCTAG
- a CDS encoding IS630 family transposase has translation MRGIPVEELIFLDESGVNLSFIRKCARALPGLQAYAQKPNRKGKNVSVIGAISLKGLLTQWSGLGSIDALTFDAFIAQKLVPKLWPGAVVIMDNCSIHKSDELEALLIAAGAHLIYLPPYSPDFSPIENCWSKIKNILRRIGARTYPDLLQALDTAFAEVTIENLLGWFTHCCYCTSQD, from the coding sequence TTGAGGGGGATACCCGTCGAAGAGCTGATTTTCTTAGATGAATCGGGAGTTAATCTGTCCTTCATCCGCAAATGTGCCCGCGCCTTGCCTGGCCTTCAGGCCTATGCTCAAAAGCCCAACCGCAAAGGGAAAAATGTCTCGGTAATTGGTGCAATTAGCTTGAAAGGACTGCTCACCCAATGGAGTGGCTTAGGTTCTATCGATGCTTTGACTTTTGATGCCTTCATCGCCCAAAAGCTCGTACCCAAACTTTGGCCTGGTGCAGTGGTGATCATGGATAACTGCTCAATCCATAAAAGTGATGAACTTGAAGCTTTGCTCATCGCTGCTGGCGCTCATCTCATTTATCTCCCCCCCTATTCTCCCGATTTTTCACCGATTGAGAATTGTTGGTCCAAGATTAAGAACATTCTCCGTCGCATCGGTGCAAGGACATACCCTGATTTACTCCAGGCATTAGATACGGCATTCGCAGAAGTGACAATAGAGAATTTGCTGGGTTGGTTTACTCACTGCTGCTACTGTACCTCACAAGACTGA
- a CDS encoding IS4 family transposase produces the protein MIINSFPKIVKDILKSLPKNDYPVLNSRLFFECWLSYALDNSLTSMRDLFNRLNNNCFEVDISTFSKANLHRSQKPFQEIYQKLNELVQKKVQKKLHNKYAICPIDSTIITLTSKLLWVLGHHQVKLFSSLNLSTGSPEDNFINFGHDHDYKFGSKMMSSLPINAVGVMDRGFAGLKFIQELVQENKYFVLRIKNNWKLEFDGSNGLVKVGASDDAQAYRVINFCDLETKTEFRLVTNLPESGDAAVHDDEIRDIYRLRWGVELLWKFLKMHLKLDKLITKNVNGITIQIYVSLIAYLILQLLSIPEQWGHTLLDKFRYLQSCMCQKISYVHWFEEMMFC, from the coding sequence GTGATTATAAATTCATTTCCCAAAATTGTCAAAGATATACTGAAAAGCCTGCCAAAAAACGATTATCCAGTATTGAACAGTCGTCTGTTTTTTGAGTGCTGGCTATCCTATGCCCTGGATAACAGCTTAACAAGTATGCGAGATTTGTTTAACAGATTAAATAACAATTGTTTTGAGGTAGATATTTCTACTTTCTCTAAAGCAAATTTACATCGAAGCCAAAAACCTTTTCAAGAGATTTACCAAAAATTAAATGAATTAGTACAGAAGAAAGTTCAAAAAAAGTTACACAATAAATATGCAATTTGTCCAATAGATTCAACAATTATTACTCTCACAAGTAAATTGTTATGGGTACTAGGTCATCATCAAGTCAAGCTGTTTAGTTCCTTAAATCTCTCCACAGGAAGCCCAGAAGATAACTTCATCAATTTTGGACATGACCATGATTATAAATTTGGTTCCAAAATGATGTCTAGTCTCCCAATAAATGCTGTTGGAGTAATGGATAGGGGTTTTGCTGGATTAAAATTTATCCAAGAATTAGTACAAGAAAACAAATATTTTGTTTTGCGGATAAAAAACAATTGGAAACTAGAATTTGATGGCTCAAATGGATTGGTCAAAGTTGGTGCATCTGATGATGCTCAAGCTTATAGAGTAATTAATTTCTGTGATTTAGAGACAAAAACCGAGTTTCGCTTAGTGACTAATTTACCAGAGTCGGGAGATGCAGCTGTTCATGATGATGAAATTAGGGATATTTATCGATTACGTTGGGGAGTTGAATTGTTGTGGAAGTTTTTAAAGATGCACTTAAAACTTGACAAACTCATTACCAAAAACGTCAATGGTATTACCATACAAATTTACGTGAGCTTGATAGCCTATCTGATTTTACAGCTTTTATCTATTCCCGAACAATGGGGACATACACTATTAGATAAATTCCGCTATCTTCAATCTTGTATGTGTCAGAAAATCAGCTATGTTCATTGGTTTGAGGAGATGATGTTTTGCTGA
- a CDS encoding class I SAM-dependent methyltransferase, translated as MMTVNPIIGDSPNQIYTNFGKPFFAWMMAQSSSTYDKIVGDRKRSLFANLQGKVLEIGPGTGPNLPYYPKDIHWIGIEPNPHMHSYLRKQAKKLGLNIDLRIGNAEWLDAEDNSIDTVVSTLVLCSVPNIDYTLQAILRVLKPGGRFLFIEHVAATKGTVLRQVQSAIRPIWKVIGDGCHPDRETLIALENAGFASVNFERFDAQLPIVSPHIIGIATK; from the coding sequence ATGATGACTGTAAACCCAATTATTGGAGATTCACCAAATCAGATTTATACCAACTTTGGTAAACCTTTCTTTGCCTGGATGATGGCTCAAAGTAGCAGTACGTATGATAAAATCGTCGGCGACCGCAAACGTTCTCTTTTTGCAAATCTCCAAGGTAAAGTGTTAGAAATCGGCCCAGGAACAGGCCCTAACCTACCCTACTACCCCAAAGATATCCACTGGATAGGAATCGAGCCAAACCCACACATGCACTCCTATCTGCGAAAACAAGCAAAAAAACTCGGCTTAAATATCGATCTTCGCATTGGTAATGCTGAATGGTTGGATGCTGAAGATAACAGCATAGATACTGTTGTTAGTACTTTAGTTTTGTGTTCCGTGCCGAATATAGATTATACATTACAGGCAATCTTAAGAGTACTCAAACCAGGTGGACGCTTCTTATTTATTGAACACGTCGCTGCAACTAAAGGAACTGTATTGCGACAAGTACAAAGTGCAATTCGTCCGATTTGGAAAGTGATAGGTGATGGTTGTCATCCAGATAGAGAAACTTTGATTGCTTTAGAAAATGCTGGTTTTGCTAGTGTTAATTTTGAGCGATTTGATGCACAATTGCCGATTGTCAGTCCTCATATTATCGGCATAGCAACAAAGTGA